A window of the Canis lupus baileyi chromosome 8, mCanLup2.hap1, whole genome shotgun sequence genome harbors these coding sequences:
- the KCNA2 gene encoding potassium voltage-gated channel subfamily A member 2: MTVATGEPADEAAALPGHPQDTYDPEADHECCERVVINISGLRFETQLKTLAQFPETLLGDPKKRMRYFDPLRNEYFFDRNRPSFDAILYYYQSGGRLRRPVNVPLDIFSEEIRFYELGEEAMEMFREDEGYIKEEERPLPENEFQRQVWLLFEYPESSGPARIIAIVSVMVILISIVSFCLETLPIFRDENEDMHGGGVTFHTYSNSTIGYQQSTSFTDPFFIVETLCIIWFSFEFLVRFFACPSKAGFFTNIMNIIDIVAIIPYFITLGTELAEKPEDAQQGQQAMSLAILRVIRLVRVFRIFKLSRHSKGLQILGQTLKASMRELGLLIFFLFIGVILFSSAVYFAEADERESQFPSIPDAFWWAVVSMTTVGYGDMVPTTIGGKIVGSLCAIAGVLTIALPVPVIVSNFNYFYHRETEGEEQAQYLQVTSCPKIPSSPDLKKSRSASTISKSDYMEIQEGVNNSNEDFREENLKTANCTLANTNYVNITKMLTDV; encoded by the coding sequence ATGACAGTGGCCACTGGAGAGCCAGCGGACGAGGCTGCCGCCCTCCCCGGGCACCCGCAGGACACCTACGACCCCGAGGCAGACCATGAGTGCTGTGAGAGGGTGGTCATCAACATCTCGGGGCTGCGTTTTGAGACCCAGCTCAAGACCTTAGCCCAGTTTCCGGAGACCCTCTTAGGGGACCCCAAGAAGCGGATGAGGTACTTTGACCCCCTCCGAAACGAGTACTTTTTCGATCGGAACCGCCCCAGCTTTGATGCCATTTTGTACTACTACCAGTCCGGGGGCCGGCTGAGACGGCCTGTGAACGTGCCCTTAGACATTTTCTCCGAAGAAATTCGGTTTTACGAGTTGGGAGAAGAAGCGATGGAGATGTTTCGGGAAGATGAAGGCTACATCAAGGAGGAAGAGCGTCCTCTGCCCGAAAATGAGTTTCAGAGGCAAGTGTGGCTTCTCTTTGAATACCCAGAGAGCTCTGGGCCTGCCAGGATTATAGCTATCGTATCTGTCATGGTGATCCTGATCTCGATTGTGAGCTTCTGCCTGGAAACCCTGCCCATATTCCGGGATGAGAACGAGGACATGCACGGTGGCGGGGTGACCTTCCACACCTACTCCAACAGCACAATCGGGTACCAGCAGTCAACTTCCTTCACCGACCCCTTCTTCATCGTAGAAACCCTCTGCATCATCTGGTTCTCGTTTGAATTCTTAGTGAGGTTCTTTGCCTGTCCCAGCAAAGCCGGCTTCTTCACTAACATCATGAACATCATTGACATTGTGGCCATCATTCCCTACTTCATCACCCTGGGGACGGAGCTGGCTGAGAAGCCAGAGGATGCCCAGCAGGGCCAGCAGGCCATGTCACTGGCCATCCTCCGTGTCATCCGGTTGGTaagagtctttaggattttcaaGTTGTCTAGACACTCCAAAGGTCTCCAGATTCTAGGTCAGACCCTCAAAGCCAGCATGAGAGAATTGGGCCTCCtaatattctttctcttcattGGGGTCATCCTTTTCTCTAGTGCTGTCTATTTCGCAGAGGCCGATGAGCGAGAGTCCCAGTTCCCCAGCATCCCGGATGCCTTCTGGTGGGCAGTCGTCTCCATGACAACTGTAGGCTATGGAGACATGGTTCCAACTACCATTGGGGGAAAGATCGTGGGTTCCCTGTGTGCAATTGCAGGTGTGTTAACCATTGCCTTACCGGTCCCCGTCATAGTGTCCAACTTCAACTACTTCTACCACCGGGAGacggagggggaggagcaggcccagTACCTGCAAGTGACGAGCTGCCCAAAGATCCCATCCTCCCCTGACCTGAAGAAAAGTAGAAGTGCCTCTACCATTAGTAAGTCTGATTACATGGAGATCCAGGAGGGGGTAAACAACAGTAACGAGGACTTTAGAGAGGAAAACTTGAAAACGGCCAACTGCACTTTGGCTAATACAAACTATGTGAATATTACCAAAATGTTAACTGATGTCTGA